Proteins from a genomic interval of Kitasatospora herbaricolor:
- a CDS encoding RICIN domain-containing protein, translating to MFSPSRRALAAVITAGVLTLSGTAVSPASATPPSGTYTISVGSPVPYAYPNDTPSAPYVDKDGTFYFQQSNAQYEATGPRFWSFYTGTDFDTATKSSAISNYVNPANASDKNNDTTWRCNNSPTGVEATYAPSGSNYAQKNYCDLAGVWVDPDTGDWYGLVHNEFSPQPFGDGLHYDAIDYTVSKDQGRTWDIKSHVITSPYSTTRGDTTAFPNKTYSYGDGDQRLFVDTASGYFYVYYGSRIVDQGAGGGWKAFYEHVARAPISGKMAPGSWQKWYNGAWTQPGVGGQESNMVPVGSGSTTGYTPVSGEYNPANTGTAAQQIAAGTMPATSPLFVMDITYNAYLGLYIGQPQAVTQDGTSPQYLYATDDLSTQKWYPIGDTGSYHTASWYRWFLDGANRTNNTIVGKSFRSYCSFGCSKKADGTTSSGEYVDLTITPSSPAAAPVDPTKTYRIANGNGRILAQVSGGSATTSLAGATGSALESWIFSANGDGSYRITNSSTSQLLGVDTTTTGRTWGAQPTVTTAAPSGPSVGQQWWVVPGTTTSGAATGTLKLVNRHSGLVIGLSADSARLAETTPTRSWTNTTGNTVGGTRTANEQTLTLTQTGPAPEIVTVTNPGNRSGNVNTAVSLQLSSNDSAGKPLTLSATGLPAGLSINSAGLITGTPTTAGSSTVTVTASSGTATGTTSFTWAVNPVLSGTHTLTTGGKALDDPNSSTIPNTQLITWATNGGTNQNWVFTQQTDGSYQIVNGLSNLCMDVSGNSTNAGAQIIQWTCTGGNNQHWVITPITGGYTVTSKSSGLLLTTASTSNGALVTQQPDTGSALQHWIIN from the coding sequence GTGTTCTCCCCTTCCCGCAGAGCTCTGGCGGCGGTGATCACCGCTGGCGTCCTCACGCTGTCCGGTACCGCCGTGTCCCCGGCGTCGGCGACCCCACCCAGCGGTACCTACACGATCAGCGTCGGGTCCCCCGTCCCGTACGCCTACCCGAACGACACCCCGTCCGCCCCGTACGTCGACAAGGACGGCACCTTCTACTTCCAGCAGTCCAACGCCCAGTACGAGGCCACCGGGCCGCGGTTCTGGAGCTTCTACACCGGGACCGACTTCGACACCGCCACCAAGTCGAGCGCGATCAGCAACTACGTGAACCCCGCGAACGCGAGCGACAAGAACAACGACACCACGTGGCGGTGCAACAACAGCCCGACCGGCGTCGAGGCCACGTACGCGCCGAGCGGCTCCAACTACGCCCAGAAGAACTACTGCGACCTCGCCGGGGTGTGGGTCGACCCGGACACCGGTGACTGGTACGGCCTGGTGCACAACGAGTTCAGCCCGCAGCCCTTCGGCGACGGCCTGCACTACGACGCGATCGACTACACGGTGTCCAAGGACCAGGGCAGGACCTGGGACATCAAGAGCCACGTGATCACCTCCCCGTACAGCACCACCCGGGGCGACACCACCGCGTTCCCGAACAAGACCTACTCGTACGGCGACGGCGACCAGCGCCTGTTCGTGGACACCGCCTCCGGGTACTTCTACGTCTACTACGGCTCGCGCATCGTGGATCAGGGGGCCGGCGGCGGCTGGAAGGCCTTCTACGAGCACGTGGCCCGTGCCCCGATCTCCGGCAAGATGGCACCCGGCTCCTGGCAGAAGTGGTACAACGGCGCCTGGACCCAGCCCGGCGTCGGCGGCCAGGAGAGCAACATGGTCCCGGTCGGCTCCGGCAGCACCACCGGCTACACCCCCGTGTCCGGCGAGTACAACCCCGCGAACACCGGCACCGCGGCCCAGCAGATCGCCGCCGGCACGATGCCCGCGACCTCGCCGCTGTTCGTCATGGACATCACCTACAACGCCTACCTGGGCCTCTACATCGGCCAGCCGCAGGCCGTGACCCAGGACGGCACGTCGCCGCAGTACCTCTACGCCACCGACGACCTCTCCACCCAGAAGTGGTACCCGATCGGCGACACCGGCAGCTACCACACGGCGTCCTGGTACCGCTGGTTCCTCGACGGCGCGAACAGGACCAACAACACGATCGTCGGCAAGAGCTTCCGCTCCTACTGCTCTTTCGGCTGCTCGAAGAAGGCCGACGGCACCACCTCGTCCGGCGAGTACGTCGACCTCACCATCACCCCCTCCTCCCCTGCCGCGGCGCCGGTCGATCCGACCAAGACCTACCGGATCGCCAACGGCAACGGCCGGATCCTGGCCCAGGTCTCCGGCGGCTCCGCGACCACCTCGCTGGCCGGCGCCACCGGCTCCGCCCTGGAGTCCTGGATCTTCAGCGCCAACGGCGACGGGTCCTACCGGATCACCAACTCCTCCACCAGCCAACTGCTCGGTGTCGACACCACCACCACCGGCCGTACCTGGGGTGCCCAACCGACCGTCACCACCGCCGCACCGAGCGGTCCCAGCGTCGGACAGCAGTGGTGGGTCGTCCCCGGCACCACCACCTCCGGAGCAGCCACCGGCACCCTCAAGCTGGTCAACCGTCACAGCGGCCTGGTGATCGGCCTCTCCGCCGACTCCGCCCGGCTCGCCGAGACCACCCCCACCCGCAGCTGGACCAACACCACCGGCAACACGGTCGGCGGGACCCGCACCGCGAACGAGCAGACCCTCACCCTCACCCAGACCGGCCCGGCCCCCGAAATCGTCACGGTCACCAACCCCGGCAACCGGTCCGGCAACGTCAACACGGCCGTGTCGCTGCAGCTCAGCTCCAACGACTCCGCCGGCAAGCCCCTCACCCTCTCCGCCACCGGCCTGCCCGCCGGCCTGTCGATCAACTCCGCCGGCCTGATCACCGGCACCCCGACCACCGCCGGATCCTCGACGGTCACGGTCACCGCCTCCTCCGGCACCGCCACCGGCACGACCTCCTTCACCTGGGCCGTCAACCCGGTACTCAGCGGCACCCACACCCTGACCACCGGAGGCAAGGCACTCGACGACCCGAACAGCTCCACCATCCCGAACACCCAGCTCATCACCTGGGCGACCAACGGGGGCACCAACCAGAACTGGGTCTTCACCCAGCAGACGGACGGCAGCTACCAGATCGTGAACGGCCTCTCCAACCTCTGCATGGACGTCAGCGGCAACTCCACCAACGCCGGCGCCCAGATCATCCAGTGGACCTGCACCGGCGGCAACAACCAGCACTGGGTGATCACCCCGATCACCGGCGGCTACACCGTCACCTCCAAGAGCAGCGGGCTGCTGCTCACCACCGCCTCGACCTCCAACGGCGCCCTGGTCACCCAGCAGCCGGACACCGGCTCCGCCCTCCAGCACTGGATCATCAACTGA
- a CDS encoding CocE/NonD family hydrolase, translating to MIAAGLDPVAAVKRGYLVIVQNTRGRASSQGRWQPLTHEAHDGYDTVRWAAGLPRSTGDVGMIGASYLGNAQWMAALAAPPELKVLTPTFTWSDPHDGLWTRGGAIELGLSGYLSLVLGIDYLTRTGPADPAQRRAATLALIADLDHLKDRTYWELPAGRFPAFARHRIPEVGFERAQDDPAAEDDTRVAGRHSRISLPTFHAGGWYDVFAQGVLDNYTAMAATGWPAQLTMGPWDHASGHLSRVGQVDYGTAASAASLDLTSSLIARRLDWLDRWLKPPTALSPEPETAPVKIFVMGPDRWRDEDTWPLARATQTSFYLHAQGKLSQRPPHHGEDPDSYCYDPTDPVATCGGNLLMASAYPPGPQDQRAVEQRPDVLVYTSEPLSHDLEVTGRLTVLLDAASDAPSTDWVARLCDVDQEGRSLNIADGIRRIRCRPGEPDEHRIDLWSTGQVFPAGHRLSVQITSSSFPRWDRNPNTGAPPSEATILRTARQTVFHNPAHPSRILLPVIPR from the coding sequence ATGATTGCGGCGGGGCTGGACCCGGTCGCCGCGGTCAAGCGCGGCTACCTGGTGATCGTGCAGAACACCCGCGGGCGGGCCTCCTCCCAGGGCCGGTGGCAGCCCCTGACCCACGAGGCCCACGACGGCTACGACACCGTGCGGTGGGCCGCAGGGCTGCCCCGCTCCACCGGAGATGTCGGCATGATCGGCGCCAGCTATCTGGGCAACGCCCAGTGGATGGCCGCCCTGGCCGCACCCCCGGAACTCAAGGTTCTGACGCCCACCTTCACCTGGTCAGACCCCCACGACGGCCTGTGGACCCGCGGCGGCGCCATTGAACTTGGCCTCAGCGGATACCTGTCGCTCGTTTTGGGCATCGACTACCTCACTCGCACAGGCCCGGCTGACCCCGCCCAGCGCCGGGCCGCGACGCTCGCCCTGATCGCCGACCTCGACCACCTCAAGGACCGAACCTACTGGGAACTGCCCGCCGGCCGATTCCCCGCCTTCGCCCGCCACCGCATCCCGGAAGTGGGCTTCGAACGTGCCCAGGACGATCCCGCCGCCGAGGACGACACCCGCGTCGCGGGCAGACACTCCAGGATCTCGCTGCCCACCTTTCACGCGGGCGGCTGGTATGACGTCTTCGCCCAAGGAGTCCTGGACAACTACACCGCCATGGCCGCCACCGGATGGCCCGCCCAACTGACGATGGGTCCCTGGGACCACGCCAGCGGCCATCTCAGCCGGGTCGGCCAGGTCGACTACGGAACCGCCGCCAGTGCCGCCTCCCTCGACCTGACGTCGTCCCTGATCGCCCGACGCCTCGACTGGCTCGACCGCTGGCTCAAACCCCCCACGGCGCTCTCTCCGGAGCCCGAGACCGCACCCGTCAAGATCTTCGTCATGGGCCCGGACCGCTGGCGCGACGAAGACACCTGGCCCCTGGCCCGCGCCACGCAGACCTCCTTTTACCTGCACGCTCAGGGCAAGCTCTCCCAGCGACCCCCGCACCACGGTGAGGATCCCGACTCCTATTGCTACGACCCCACCGACCCAGTGGCGACCTGCGGCGGAAACCTGCTGATGGCCAGCGCCTACCCGCCGGGCCCGCAGGACCAGCGCGCCGTTGAGCAACGCCCCGACGTCCTTGTCTACACCAGCGAGCCGCTGAGCCATGACCTGGAAGTCACCGGCCGCCTCACCGTGCTACTCGATGCGGCCAGCGACGCGCCCTCCACCGACTGGGTCGCCCGCCTGTGCGACGTCGACCAGGAGGGACGATCCCTCAACATCGCGGACGGGATCCGCCGCATCCGATGTCGGCCAGGCGAACCGGACGAACATCGGATCGACCTCTGGTCGACCGGCCAAGTCTTCCCGGCCGGGCACCGTCTGAGCGTCCAGATCACCTCCAGCAGCTTCCCCCGCTGGGACCGCAATCCCAACACCGGCGCCCCTCCCAGTGAGGCGACCATCCTGCGCACGGCCCGGCAGACGGTCTTCCACAACCCCGCACACCCCAGCCGCATCCTCCTGCCGGTTATCCCCCGGTGA